From Leptospira dzoumogneensis, one genomic window encodes:
- a CDS encoding HAD family hydrolase: MDWNPKRVRALAFDVDGTLFSSEGIILETYAEAIRRFSANSQIPIEVPDRERIMLEIGKPVKTIFLNLVPQLQESQRDQISDSVLELLVSKIRQGEGEFYPKVKETVTSLKNKGYQILAASNGRMPYVKTILEVSGILPLFDPIVVLDNETIKTKPDIVAKYIRDYSYSPDEILMIGDRSSDHEAARKNGSPFAFCAYGHAPEGEIPDWEVSLAQLEDLDSIF, from the coding sequence ATGGATTGGAATCCCAAACGGGTCCGCGCACTTGCCTTCGATGTGGACGGAACCCTATTTTCTTCTGAAGGAATCATCTTAGAAACCTATGCGGAAGCGATCCGCAGATTTTCGGCCAACTCCCAGATCCCGATCGAGGTCCCAGACAGAGAAAGGATCATGCTCGAGATCGGAAAACCGGTCAAAACCATCTTTTTGAACCTGGTCCCCCAGCTCCAAGAATCACAAAGAGACCAGATCTCCGACTCGGTCCTGGAACTTTTAGTGTCTAAGATCCGACAAGGAGAAGGGGAATTCTACCCTAAGGTAAAAGAAACTGTCACTTCCCTCAAAAATAAGGGGTACCAAATCTTGGCGGCTTCTAATGGTAGAATGCCCTACGTAAAAACCATCCTAGAAGTCTCCGGCATCCTGCCCCTCTTCGACCCGATCGTAGTTTTGGATAATGAGACAATTAAGACCAAGCCGGATATAGTCGCAAAATATATCCGAGATTATTCTTATTCTCCGGACGAAATTTTGATGATTGGGGATAGAAGTTCCGACCATGAGGCGGCCCGTAAAAACGGCAGCCCATTCGCATTCTGCGCCTATGGCCACGCTCCAGAGGGAGAAATCCCGGATTGGGAAG
- a CDS encoding KamA family radical SAM protein produces MERLGKNRGVADLESPADSRKSLYSSFVWTDYKAQLQKRVRAEDLPKYFQLTESEKIGIQETIRLNVGTTPYYLSLSDPNDPNCPIRKMIVPRREESFFSPEETLDPLHEEDLSPVKGLTHMYPDRVLLFSNHECSVYCRHCMRGRKVSDSSERMETADLELCFDYIRNHPEISDVVISGGDPLNLSDPKIDWILENLEKIPHVKICRLGTRNPVTLPMRITSDLCKIIESHNTDRLSIFCNTQFNHEKECTSEAKEAILKLLKAGVSVGNQCVILKGINDDGETMLRLHRKLLELRIRAYYMYDPELIPGSRGFRTPLAKGIQIIEYMRGKVAGMGIPQFVNDLPGGGGKVSLGPNWYLGFHKPSRNHVFRSAVRGTYHLSPEPINSEYEEFYPEISKETWSKILQNSYSAFKGLGPLGESGK; encoded by the coding sequence ATGGAGAGATTGGGGAAAAACCGGGGAGTTGCGGATCTAGAGTCACCTGCTGATTCTAGAAAGAGTTTATATTCTTCTTTTGTCTGGACAGATTATAAGGCCCAACTCCAAAAAAGGGTAAGAGCAGAAGACCTTCCTAAATATTTTCAACTCACCGAATCTGAGAAGATCGGGATCCAAGAAACCATCCGACTGAATGTAGGAACTACTCCTTATTATCTTTCTCTCTCCGATCCTAACGATCCGAATTGTCCCATCCGAAAAATGATCGTCCCAAGAAGGGAAGAGTCCTTCTTCTCTCCCGAAGAAACATTAGATCCTTTGCATGAAGAAGATCTTTCTCCTGTGAAGGGACTCACTCATATGTATCCCGATAGGGTATTACTTTTTTCGAATCATGAATGTTCCGTGTATTGCAGGCATTGTATGAGGGGAAGAAAGGTTTCAGATTCTTCCGAAAGAATGGAAACCGCGGATCTGGAATTATGTTTTGATTATATTCGAAATCATCCTGAAATTTCAGATGTTGTGATCTCGGGCGGGGATCCTTTGAATCTTTCCGATCCCAAAATAGATTGGATCTTGGAAAATTTGGAAAAAATCCCTCATGTAAAAATTTGCAGGCTGGGGACAAGAAACCCTGTCACTCTTCCTATGAGAATTACTTCCGATCTATGTAAGATCATTGAATCCCATAACACCGATCGTTTATCTATTTTTTGTAATACTCAATTCAATCATGAAAAAGAATGCACTTCCGAAGCAAAAGAGGCCATTCTCAAACTTCTAAAAGCCGGGGTAAGCGTTGGGAACCAATGTGTGATCCTAAAAGGGATTAACGATGATGGGGAAACAATGCTTAGGCTACATCGAAAACTTTTAGAACTTAGGATACGTGCTTATTATATGTATGATCCTGAACTGATCCCCGGCTCGCGCGGTTTCAGGACTCCTCTCGCAAAAGGTATTCAAATAATTGAATATATGCGGGGAAAAGTTGCAGGCATGGGAATTCCACAATTTGTGAATGATCTTCCAGGTGGTGGGGGAAAGGTAAGCCTTGGACCGAATTGGTATCTTGGATTTCATAAACCTTCTCGTAATCATGTGTTCCGATCTGCGGTAAGAGGGACATATCACCTGAGCCCCGAGCCAATCAATAGTGAATATGAGGAATTTTATCCGGAGATCAGTAAGGAAACCTGGTCGAAGATACTACAGAATTCCTATTCCGCATTCAAAGGCCTTGGTCCTTTGGGAGAATCCGGAAAATGA
- a CDS encoding D-alanine--D-alanine ligase: protein MNSDSPSVLIVADIQNPDLDPKDTQEWEDQNSVLEIKRTLEELEEKVDIIEFPSKLLQKLSDYSSLEPQDRPVLFHLVEGFRSRNREALLPAIAEYAGFPHTGSDAYAQNLSLDKHLSKLFCVSAGVPTSPWSLVEKDSVEVTTNVDSTFSDAWDGVRNLDPIFRGSRLPTESEFPVFFKPRSEGSSLGVGEENLISNQADLDQFIRSKFPLYSSWICESYLPGEEWTLAVIGSPTYGYKASQVARIGLENSPEKIYGEITKTKLSMPEKLHFDLDQERFEYIQKYSLKLCKILKTSGAVRLDWKADAQGKPMFLEWNTTPGLSSYYSSFPICYSQSFGTYSDLMKELLEIARVEFLTERFTYSKLKKEKQTSGIEG, encoded by the coding sequence ATGAATTCAGATTCTCCATCTGTTTTAATCGTAGCAGACATCCAAAACCCGGACTTGGATCCAAAGGACACACAAGAATGGGAGGATCAAAATTCAGTTCTGGAAATCAAACGAACCCTGGAGGAATTAGAGGAGAAGGTAGATATTATAGAATTTCCGTCGAAGCTACTACAAAAACTCTCTGATTATTCTTCCTTAGAGCCGCAAGATCGACCTGTTCTATTCCATTTGGTAGAAGGTTTTCGCTCCCGTAATAGGGAAGCGCTTCTACCTGCGATCGCAGAATATGCGGGATTTCCTCATACTGGATCGGATGCTTATGCTCAGAATTTGAGTTTGGATAAACATCTTTCTAAATTGTTTTGTGTTTCTGCAGGTGTTCCTACCAGTCCTTGGAGTCTCGTGGAGAAGGATTCTGTCGAAGTGACTACAAATGTGGATTCTACATTCAGCGACGCATGGGATGGTGTGAGGAATTTGGATCCCATATTCCGCGGTTCCCGACTTCCTACAGAATCAGAATTCCCAGTATTCTTCAAACCCAGATCCGAAGGTTCCAGCCTAGGAGTGGGGGAAGAAAATCTGATCTCGAATCAGGCTGACTTAGATCAATTTATCCGATCCAAATTTCCATTATACTCTTCCTGGATCTGCGAATCTTATTTGCCGGGAGAAGAATGGACATTGGCGGTTATAGGTTCCCCTACATACGGATACAAGGCAAGCCAGGTAGCAAGGATCGGTTTGGAAAATTCTCCCGAAAAAATCTATGGCGAAATTACCAAAACCAAACTGAGTATGCCCGAAAAATTACATTTCGATTTGGATCAAGAGAGATTTGAATATATTCAAAAGTATTCATTAAAATTATGTAAAATACTCAAAACCTCCGGAGCGGTCCGATTGGACTGGAAAGCCGACGCACAAGGAAAACCAATGTTCTTGGAGTGGAATACTACTCCAGGATTATCTTCTTATTATAGCAGTTTTCCGATCTGTTATTCACAAAGTTTCGGGACCTATTCGGATTTGATGAAAGAATTATTGGAAATCGCAAGAGTGGAATTTTTAACGGAAAGATTTACTTATTCCAAACTGAAAAAAGAAAAACAAACGAGCGGGATCGAAGGATGA
- a CDS encoding iron-containing redox enzyme family protein, with protein sequence MKTFREELIDQVKYHPVLTANLWLEEKEEKMEKSDLLLWLKQEYFVSVEFVNWFLNTAALTNFVPSKIVLVQNIWEELGEGKEEDSHVSILGKFLSEMGEVVTGEDMLPETGAYLDLMKRITTTDFYSALGALGPANEYLLKLEYSRMYKSYSDLKSRITLPEGKFFQVNLEADESHSEKMFRLIEDVATDPGKMQKVREGSKLALDARLVFYEGLKKIVSPISL encoded by the coding sequence ATGAAAACGTTTCGAGAAGAATTAATAGACCAGGTCAAATATCATCCTGTATTGACCGCAAATTTATGGTTGGAAGAAAAAGAAGAGAAGATGGAAAAATCGGACCTTCTTCTTTGGTTGAAGCAGGAATATTTCGTATCCGTTGAATTTGTGAACTGGTTCTTGAATACTGCGGCCCTTACCAATTTTGTGCCTTCTAAAATAGTACTCGTCCAAAATATCTGGGAAGAATTGGGAGAAGGGAAAGAAGAAGATTCACATGTTTCTATCCTTGGAAAGTTTCTCTCCGAGATGGGGGAGGTCGTGACCGGGGAAGATATGCTTCCTGAAACCGGAGCCTATCTGGATTTAATGAAAAGAATTACTACTACCGATTTTTATTCCGCATTAGGAGCACTTGGACCCGCGAATGAGTATCTTCTAAAATTAGAATATTCCAGAATGTATAAGTCTTATTCCGATCTGAAGTCCAGGATCACACTTCCGGAAGGAAAGTTTTTCCAAGTGAATTTGGAAGCGGATGAATCTCATTCCGAAAAAATGTTTAGATTGATAGAAGATGTTGCGACTGATCCTGGAAAAATGCAAAAAGTAAGAGAAGGATCTAAACTTGCTTTGGATGCAAGATTAGTATTTTATGAAGGTCTAAAGAAGATCGTATCTCCGATCTCTCTTTAA
- a CDS encoding DCC1-like thiol-disulfide oxidoreductase family protein has protein sequence MEQNVFLYDGDCGFCSGLASKLSKLSLDKNIKFVSFRDLSSHDLKELHPGLEPKLVAGNVQLISGNMRYPGFFAVRKLSHSLKGWRWASPLLYLPLVPLLGMIFMSFLKSIRSKV, from the coding sequence ATGGAACAGAATGTTTTTTTGTACGATGGGGACTGTGGCTTTTGTTCAGGCCTCGCTTCTAAACTTTCAAAACTTTCCTTAGATAAAAATATAAAATTTGTAAGTTTTAGAGATCTATCTTCCCATGATCTAAAAGAATTACATCCCGGTTTAGAACCTAAATTGGTCGCGGGGAATGTACAGCTTATCTCTGGAAATATGAGATATCCCGGTTTTTTTGCAGTCCGAAAACTTTCTCATTCTTTAAAGGGCTGGAGATGGGCTTCTCCACTTCTCTATTTGCCCTTAGTTCCTCTATTAGGAATGATCTTTATGAGCTTTTTAAAATCGATCCGCTCTAAGGTTTAA
- a CDS encoding acetylglutamate kinase, with the protein MNHQEILLKLLEVTENSKDSFQFLKLFRSLEPEKFAVIHASSETLTESAEAFLYNLKLLQKLQLFPVVVLEKDGVSYANLFYRSPSSKISLESIKDSLEEGQELPGSRNLPAKWFRNPSQAFESVLSSLKEKKIPVFVTDQGGSEIYPYLSNLCKELRTKKLILLTARSGLHNSEDKKISILDFESTETLQKEDEVLFKECKRIFEYTGDPNLQIAITSAPGLLKELFTIKGSGTLLRKKNKIEFHTDFQNIDPTRLNGLIEDSFGRGLKQGFWNKEFSGIVLESEYKGCALLQNTPWGTFLSKFAVNEIARGEGVGRDIWDEMLKKAPVLFWRARAENTISKWYAKECSGLQKEGIWIYFWIGLQEKEIPSVCDFLRNLPEDLESKQRNDS; encoded by the coding sequence ATGAATCACCAGGAGATCCTACTCAAACTTTTAGAAGTCACGGAAAACTCCAAGGACAGTTTTCAGTTCCTGAAACTATTCCGGTCCTTGGAGCCTGAAAAATTCGCGGTCATCCACGCAAGTTCCGAGACCTTGACAGAGTCCGCGGAAGCATTCTTATACAATTTAAAATTATTACAAAAACTCCAACTATTCCCTGTAGTCGTTCTGGAAAAAGACGGGGTCTCTTACGCAAATCTATTCTACCGATCCCCTTCTTCCAAGATCAGTTTAGAGTCCATCAAGGACTCATTGGAAGAAGGACAAGAACTCCCGGGTTCCAGAAACCTTCCCGCAAAATGGTTTAGAAATCCGAGCCAAGCATTTGAGTCAGTTCTTTCTTCTTTAAAGGAGAAGAAGATACCTGTGTTTGTAACAGACCAAGGTGGATCCGAAATTTATCCGTATCTTTCTAATTTATGTAAAGAACTTAGGACTAAAAAGTTAATTCTCCTTACTGCAAGAAGTGGGCTTCATAATTCCGAAGATAAAAAGATCTCCATTTTGGATTTCGAATCTACTGAAACTCTCCAAAAGGAAGACGAGGTCCTATTCAAAGAATGCAAAAGAATTTTTGAATATACCGGAGATCCGAATCTTCAGATCGCGATCACTTCCGCTCCAGGTCTATTAAAAGAATTATTCACGATCAAAGGTAGCGGAACTCTATTAAGAAAAAAGAATAAAATAGAATTCCATACTGATTTCCAAAATATAGATCCGACCAGACTGAACGGATTGATAGAAGATTCTTTCGGAAGAGGATTAAAACAAGGTTTTTGGAATAAGGAATTTTCCGGGATCGTATTAGAATCCGAATACAAAGGATGTGCACTTCTACAAAACACTCCTTGGGGCACATTTCTTTCTAAATTTGCGGTGAACGAGATCGCGAGAGGGGAAGGTGTAGGAAGAGATATCTGGGACGAGATGTTAAAAAAAGCCCCTGTTCTTTTCTGGAGAGCCAGAGCGGAAAATACTATCTCCAAATGGTATGCGAAAGAATGCAGCGGTCTTCAAAAAGAAGGGATCTGGATCTATTTTTGGATCGGATTACAAGAGAAAGAAATTCCTTCCGTCTGCGATTTTTTGAGAAACCTTCCTGAAGATTTGGAATCTAAACAACGGAACGATTCCTGA
- a CDS encoding N-6 DNA methylase, giving the protein MNSKKPSPKKSPSSGYGKKGPANKSGSSFSRPTRSKSSDFDRDSDRKPYRSKERGDSERPYRSKDGNSKSGYSSDKPKDKPFRARKEEGSERPYKRREDKETSDFKKERGGAKPFRSGNDRKPPGRSGNRKFSDDDRKPYRDKDSDRGDRKPFSRNSDRGERKPFSRDSERGERKPYSRDSDRGERKSYSRDSDRGERKPFSGNTRREGRSSYGENSDRGDRKPFSRNSDRGERKPFSRDSERGDRKPYSRDSERGERKPFSGNTRREGRSSYGENSDRGDRKPFSRNSDRGERKPFSRDSERGERRPFSPRGKEGFRSERPTRSYEEDNFREGIRAGWQSAKLSLSEFDRPEALTYHASCGDGLAFLLKEEVKEAGLEILSDNRGGVFFKGPSKKVRDFCLSSGISSGISFELSSWQDIQGPDDLYEVAAMFPFEKLLSPKTKFRIDAATKDNLQDSRYATYRLKDAIFDRFRAQGLELPEADREEPEVLFYLRSRMNQVKLFVALHAQPLQRRGHGREGGEAPLRETLAQALLRFSGWKPGEALYDPFCGSGTLLIEAALRMRNGGWVNYKSLSRSSIFTRLFGPCKAKEEWDSKEILLFGSDISEDAIELAKKNAKEAGVADLIRWKVASAEELDSDLGFKEGKIVTNPPYGVRLGDKESVSELYSTWGETLKKNFSGSYVALVAGDPSLLGFLKLKSDKEQSVTIAKLKGKLVAYRID; this is encoded by the coding sequence TTGAATTCCAAAAAACCATCCCCTAAAAAATCCCCTTCTTCCGGTTATGGCAAGAAGGGGCCTGCTAATAAATCAGGTTCTTCTTTTTCAAGACCGACTCGCTCCAAAAGTTCGGACTTCGATAGAGATTCAGATCGTAAACCATATCGCTCTAAAGAAAGAGGCGATTCAGAAAGACCTTATCGTTCCAAAGACGGAAATTCTAAGTCAGGATATTCTTCCGACAAACCAAAAGATAAACCATTCAGAGCAAGAAAAGAAGAAGGATCTGAAAGGCCTTATAAAAGAAGAGAAGATAAAGAAACTTCCGACTTCAAAAAAGAAAGAGGCGGTGCTAAACCGTTTCGTTCCGGAAATGATCGCAAACCACCGGGCCGCTCCGGAAATCGTAAATTTTCTGACGATGACAGAAAACCGTATCGAGATAAAGATTCGGATCGAGGCGACCGCAAACCATTCTCACGCAATTCAGATCGTGGAGAAAGAAAACCTTTCTCTCGAGATTCCGAACGCGGAGAAAGAAAGCCATACTCTCGTGATTCAGACAGAGGAGAGAGAAAATCATACTCTCGAGACTCAGACCGTGGTGAAAGAAAACCTTTTTCCGGAAATACAAGAAGAGAAGGTAGGAGCTCCTACGGAGAAAATTCTGACCGTGGCGATCGTAAACCATTCTCACGTAATTCAGATCGTGGAGAAAGAAAACCTTTCTCTCGAGACTCAGAACGAGGAGATAGAAAGCCATACTCTCGTGACTCGGAACGAGGTGAAAGAAAACCCTTTTCCGGAAATACAAGAAGAGAAGGTAGGAGCTCCTACGGAGAAAATTCTGACCGTGGCGACCGCAAACCATTCTCACGTAATTCAGATCGTGGAGAAAGAAAACCATTTTCTCGTGATTCCGAACGAGGCGAAAGACGTCCATTCTCTCCTCGCGGAAAAGAAGGATTTCGTTCCGAACGTCCCACTCGTTCTTATGAAGAAGATAATTTTAGAGAAGGGATCCGTGCAGGTTGGCAATCCGCAAAACTTTCTCTTTCGGAATTCGATAGACCGGAAGCACTCACCTATCACGCGTCATGCGGAGATGGTCTTGCATTCTTATTAAAAGAAGAAGTGAAGGAAGCAGGTTTAGAAATCCTCTCCGACAACAGAGGAGGAGTCTTTTTCAAGGGACCTTCTAAAAAAGTCAGAGACTTTTGTTTGAGTTCCGGAATTTCTTCCGGGATCAGTTTTGAATTGTCTTCTTGGCAGGACATACAAGGACCAGACGATCTATATGAAGTCGCGGCAATGTTCCCTTTCGAAAAATTACTTTCTCCTAAAACAAAGTTCAGAATAGATGCTGCAACAAAGGATAACCTGCAAGATTCACGTTACGCGACTTATCGTTTAAAAGACGCGATATTCGACAGATTCAGAGCACAAGGCCTGGAACTACCCGAAGCGGATCGTGAAGAACCGGAGGTATTATTCTATCTTCGTTCCAGAATGAACCAGGTAAAATTATTTGTGGCGTTGCATGCCCAACCTTTACAAAGAAGGGGTCATGGAAGAGAAGGTGGAGAAGCTCCTCTCAGAGAAACTTTGGCACAAGCATTACTTCGTTTTTCCGGTTGGAAACCTGGAGAAGCATTGTACGATCCATTCTGCGGTTCCGGAACTTTATTGATAGAGGCTGCACTCAGAATGAGAAACGGAGGCTGGGTGAATTACAAAAGTTTATCCAGATCTTCTATCTTCACTCGACTTTTCGGGCCTTGCAAAGCAAAAGAAGAATGGGACTCTAAGGAGATCCTACTCTTCGGCTCGGATATTTCTGAAGATGCGATAGAACTTGCAAAGAAAAATGCAAAAGAAGCAGGAGTGGCAGACCTGATCCGCTGGAAAGTCGCTTCCGCAGAAGAATTGGATTCCGACCTTGGATTCAAAGAAGGGAAAATTGTGACCAATCCTCCTTACGGAGTTCGATTGGGAGATAAGGAATCCGTTTCTGAACTCTATTCGACCTGGGGAGAAACTTTGAAAAAGAATTTCTCCGGATCCTATGTGGCATTGGTGGCAGGAGATCCTTCCCTTTTGGGCTTCTTAAAACTGAAGTCTGACAAAGAACAATCAGTCACCATAGCTAAGTTAAAAGGAAAATTAGTTGCCTATCGGATCGACTAA
- the bfr gene encoding bacterioferritin, protein MKGNQEVLEILAEVLSAELTAINQYFIHAKLNKNWGYDKLASYMKKESIEEMNHADQVIERILFLDGIPDLQRYMKINVGKDIESILKNDLDVEYNAVERLNRGIEISTKNKDNGTRELLEKILVSEEEHIDWLEAQLEIIKTIGVQNYLAQQIA, encoded by the coding sequence GTGAAAGGAAACCAAGAAGTCCTCGAAATCTTAGCGGAAGTGCTCTCCGCCGAACTCACAGCCATCAACCAGTATTTCATCCACGCAAAGTTGAACAAGAACTGGGGTTATGACAAGCTTGCTTCTTACATGAAGAAGGAATCCATCGAAGAGATGAATCACGCAGACCAAGTGATCGAACGTATACTCTTCCTGGACGGAATTCCTGATCTGCAAAGATACATGAAGATCAATGTAGGCAAGGATATTGAAAGTATTCTAAAGAACGATTTAGACGTAGAGTATAATGCCGTAGAACGTTTGAATCGTGGGATAGAAATTTCCACCAAGAATAAAGACAACGGCACACGTGAATTGCTCGAGAAGATCCTCGTCTCCGAGGAGGAGCATATCGACTGGCTCGAGGCCCAGCTAGAGATCATCAAAACCATTGGGGTCCAAAATTATTTGGCCCAACAAATCGCCTAA
- a CDS encoding thiolase family protein, whose translation MTSAYVLDSHLSKFGKTDSDYQSLSYDTANHLLKKNPGFVPEFLIFACMAPERYTGEIFLPAKIKEDLGLSSLFAIRSETASSSGASALHLARYLLLSGKFKRGIVIGTEVMSRLPREENNLLLGSVLSSRQRNLAMSMAQGGALTATRYLKDFGYTRKELFRLSKKLHDNGLENKIAHIRKNLSEEEYFSSPIFSSPLCLYDISPLSDGSCALLLETDPARLKKDRKKIEITGTGHGLGNVNGVPGGLSFTASKSAFNQAYAEAGKKPSDIQVAELHDAFTIFEIIAAEDAGLFPQGKALANVAEGITDKRGRLPINPSGGLKTRGHPVGVSGLAQIAELCIFMNENDTDTALGLSIGGLGVNNFATILEAKK comes from the coding sequence ATGACCTCGGCCTATGTGCTCGACTCTCATTTAAGTAAATTTGGCAAGACTGATTCCGACTATCAATCGCTATCCTATGATACTGCGAATCATTTACTTAAGAAGAATCCAGGTTTTGTTCCTGAATTTCTAATATTTGCATGTATGGCCCCGGAACGTTATACTGGGGAAATTTTTTTACCGGCTAAGATCAAAGAAGATCTGGGACTTTCTTCTTTATTTGCGATCCGTTCTGAGACTGCATCTTCCAGTGGGGCTTCTGCTTTACATCTGGCCCGTTATCTTCTTCTATCGGGAAAATTTAAAAGGGGGATCGTGATCGGAACAGAGGTCATGAGTAGACTTCCTAGAGAAGAGAACAATCTACTTTTAGGTTCGGTACTTTCTTCCCGGCAAAGAAACCTGGCAATGTCCATGGCCCAGGGGGGGGCGCTGACAGCTACCAGGTATTTAAAGGATTTTGGATATACTAGAAAGGAACTTTTTAGGTTATCCAAGAAACTTCATGATAACGGCCTTGAGAATAAGATCGCACATATTCGAAAAAACTTAAGCGAAGAGGAATACTTCTCCTCTCCTATATTCTCCAGTCCATTATGTTTATATGATATTTCTCCTTTGTCAGACGGTTCCTGCGCATTATTATTAGAAACGGATCCGGCAAGATTGAAGAAGGACCGCAAAAAAATTGAGATCACCGGCACGGGACACGGTTTAGGGAATGTGAATGGAGTTCCAGGAGGGCTTAGTTTTACTGCATCCAAATCCGCGTTTAATCAGGCTTATGCGGAAGCAGGTAAAAAACCTTCTGATATTCAAGTTGCGGAACTTCACGACGCATTTACTATTTTTGAGATCATTGCCGCGGAAGATGCAGGACTATTTCCACAAGGAAAGGCACTTGCAAATGTGGCAGAAGGGATCACTGATAAAAGAGGAAGGCTTCCGATCAATCCATCCGGAGGATTGAAAACAAGAGGTCACCCGGTGGGAGTTTCGGGGCTTGCACAGATCGCTGAACTTTGTATATTTATGAACGAGAATGATACGGATACTGCACTCGGTTTATCCATAGGAGGATTGGGAGTGAATAATTTTGCCACCATCCTCGAGGCCAAAAAATAA